The DNA sequence GGGCTGAAGAGAGTTCTGgtgagaaagaggaagaagataaaGGGGTTATTGGGGCTATCAAATCATTATTTGATCCTAATGAGAAAACAAAGTATGGAAAGGTGTTGCCTAAGGCTTACTTAAAGTCAGCAAGAGAAGTAGTGAAAACACTGCGTGAATCTTTAAATGAAACCAGTGATGACGTTGCCAAATTTAGAAGGACTGCAGATTCCGCAAAGGAGTCAATTCGGAAATATTTGGGCAGTTGGAGGGGAAATCAGACTCTTGTGCAAGAAGTATGGATTTCTACTTGAAACTCTTTATGCAACGAAAATTCAATGCCTTTACTACTAATATGTGGAAATTTTGTTGCAGATTACCCTTTTATGATCATGTTTTGGATGTCTCGCAGGAATCATATGTTATTTTGGAGAAAGTAATAAGATCTTTGGCAAACTTTTACTCGAAGGCAGGGCCATCAGCTCCACTATCACAAGAAGTTAAGTCTGAAATATTAGATTACCTAAATACAGCTGAAgattttttgtagaaaaaatgtTATAGAAATAGCACTATTTTTAACTCGCTGGTGCTACATAGCATGTCATTAAGCAAAATTATTcttcaatcaaattaatttagttccaaaaaattgatccaacttctttttttattttttcatccgAATTCTGATTGCTTGTTTTGGTTGATGATTATCCTCCCCTCTCCGTCCTCTCTCCTGTGTCCAAAATTAGAGAAGACTGGGAAAATTGAGTCtatttatcttgttttatttcCATATTCTTCTGTTATATTAAAAGCGCAAGATATCtattatcttgttttatttcCATATTTTTACCAGAAAATAAGATTTGcattaagataaattaaattgccatagcataataaatatatatatatatataatagttattttaaaaactagatAAGTTATTTGATACCACTAGCAAAATAAACTCCTCGTTTATTTAAGCTTCTTGTAATTGATTTTCATCTCATCACCACAATAATATAACATTGGTCGTGGTCAACCACTTGCCTCTGGCGCAGCGTACATTATTTTTCAGCAGTAATTTCTTGTACATTTTTCGTGTAAATGTCTTGTGTCTTTAACTTATTATTTcccttttttaaaattgaggGGAAACGATGCTATATTGGTCAAAGTTTATCGAATCTAAAAGCAGTTAAGCTATTTGAATTTAAAAcgtttaataaaattaactgataatttattaaaaaatttaattctttaaatagctaataatctaaaaattaacatactattttaaactttatcctcactttatatattaatattaaataaaaatagttgttCAGATTATAGTTtgatacaatataaaaaattcgtGAGGGAAAAGTGAAAAAACATGGAGCTGCTCAACGTAAGGAtgaaagaaattttaataaaacaagtgatgatagaaaaataaactaaaaggTTTTATAGCTTCACATGttagaaaaaacattatttaaacagttaaaaactaataaaataaatactttcaCTAAAGTGCTTTATTTTACTAACAATAATTGTTTTAAGATAAAAGTTAAACTAATTTAACTACTCTGGAAGAGGAGAGTATAAACAAGTTTCCGGAGCACTAAAGCTTTTCCcccattatttattttaaaatatacaccAAAGAAAACcaccaaaataattttatttctacaataaaaatacttacaaCAAGCATCTATCATCACACAACGATTATGATATACCAAAAATATATGAAGGTCCAACAGCAGATATCAGCTACGAGACAGAACCCCCTTCGAGCTGTGCATAGAAAATCAATGGAAGTATTAGTTTTTTACACGACAACACAACTGCATTCATGGAAATCATGTAAATCCAAAGAacgaaaacaaacaaaaactattATCATTTGAAGACAAAGCATAAAGCTGGTTTCATCCTCTACAGCAAAGATATCATCtttgttataaaaaaagaaaaagaaaaaaaagagagaggagAAATATAGATGGTTTTCAAGTAATACTAGAAGCAAATAGTACATCGAATGAAATCTAATTCTCTTCATCTTGGCACAAAATAAAAAGGCACCATACCTTGGTACAGTTCCAAGGCGACGTGGATCATACTCGGTTGCTTGTCGAAGAGCCCTAGCAAAAGCTTTAAAGGTCGCCTCAATAATATGATGGGAATTTTTTCCAGCAAGCTGTGCTCAGAGGAATGCATATAAGTTCTGTTAcaaggttttcaaaattgggatAAAAAGTATCAACTAGAAAAAAGAAGCATAGGCTCCAAGTTGGATTATGTAGTCAATCTGTTAATGCATGAAAAATATAGAAACAATATCTCATTTTTCCAGCCTACGTGGCTATGAGACATATCAAAGATCCCAGGTCAAACATCTACAATATCCAGCATGTTTAAATCGTAATGATATGCTCAAATATATCTACAAATTGAATGACTATAACTGATGATGACCTAAGTTCTATGTATTGATACCTGCCGAATGTGAAGTGTCATACCAGACGTGTTCACCAATGATTGGAAGAAGTGTTCCACCAACTAAAAACGATGATATCCAGTAGAATTCATTagtatataataatactaaaggTAAAGATAAAAGGAACAAGAAGCACAAAAGATGGTTATAGTACCTGAGTATCGTATGTCCCAACCCTCTGAGTGGGTATGTCCAAATTATAACCTAGATATGGCCGGCCAGACAAATCCTGGAAAAGAGTGCAAGGAATCCATGATGGAAGAATAACAGAGAAAACAAAGTTAGATGTTAATTCCTTCTACTACTACTCCCATTTAAGTTAAACGTTTTCAACCGTTCTAACTAACAACTGATATGATGCTCTAAGGTAGTTATGCAAATAACAAATTGATCAAATTGGAAAGAAGAACTTCCTAATTTCAATTCAGAAGCATTGTGTAAGTACTACTAGAGCTGATCATGATCGAGTCTCAAAACAAGCTCATGTATGCAGTGTCTCTTTGTCCGAAGCAACTAAACTCTAAGagtaatttgaatttatttatgcaCATAACAAACATAGAAGAAGTCCTAACACATTTTGAAGTGTGGTTATCCATTTACCGTGTTTATAAGCAATGGCAAATCACACTTTCCCACAACACCTAAGTTAACATTTACCGACAAATTAGTATTTCTACAAATTGTATGCAAGTTACCAGCGAAACGTGTATTAATGCCTCATCAAGTGGAGCAGAGAAGTTACCAAACCGGTTAATACCCTTCCTATCACCAAGAGCCTGCAGCAAAGCCTGAAGATGTAGTAACAGAAACCTCTTAGTTTTGACATGATAGATAAatgcaaaattattaaaaaaaagactagTGTAATTACAAATCCCTGTTGCAATAAGATTAGAACTGGCACTATAATTGTTAAAATGATCAACAATTACTTAGATGTCAGCGTGCATAAGAAAGGAAAAggtaaaaagtatataaagataCAACTTTCGCACCAATCTTCGGTGCAAGACCAAGCATGCTTTAGTTTGAaggaacaaatataatatagaaaaccaaaaaaggaaataaagaatCAGCTCATTTGTTCATAGAAAGGTTTGCATACTGTTCCAATAGCAAGTGCGACGTCTTCATTtgtgtgatgatcatcaatatGTATGTCACCTGTAGCCTTTACGTGTACATCAAACAGCCCATGGGATGCAAGTTGCTGAAAAAACACAGCCAAGTATAGTTTCCAAAATTATTATCTGCATTGAGTGTTTTACATCCTCAGTAGCATTTAGTGTTTAGTTTCGAAGATATAAAGCagacaaaaaaaatactcatcacAAAATTCAACTCTTATCCAACTAGCCTTTCATCTATTTCATTCCACATTACCGTGCTCGTTAAATTGTTATAGCACGAACTTCGATGACATAatatgcattttcattttagatGTGTTTTACTAAGTAAATGTCAAGTGTATAAAGAATAATTCACTGTacaattctttaattaattatttaatatattttggctCCCATGATTATTTTCCGCATcatacaagaattacaagaatATGAACAATGATCGAAATCTCAATTAACATTTTGAGGCAGATAACAATGACGGGAATTAAAAAGTAAACGAAGGGGggtaataacaaacaaaaacataaagcaTCCTCAACAAGAATGCACTAAAATTGAGTTGAAATTACTGACGTCGAGCATATGATCGAGGAAGGGAATTCCGCTACTACTATCAGCAACCCCGGAACCATCCAAGTTTATCTTGACTGATACATTGGTCTCCTTAGTGACCCTTTTAACCTCTCCAATTCTAGCACCTAAAAGTGGTCGAAAAAGGTGTTGGAGAAACCAAAATCTCAAAAAGTGAAGATTAGGAATAGAGGGTTGCATTGACCTGAGTCAATAGGCAACGTCGTCGTAGCTGAATCATTGTCTCCCACCACGGCAGCGGAGGAGACGTTTCTGGGAAGATCCATCGGAGTGAATTTGCGTGGATTGAGTGAAAAGATTGAAGCTTTGAAAGGTGAGGGCGTGGGGTTGGGTATTGCGTTGAAAACCCTAACCCTTGATTTTAGAAGTGGGGAAGAAGGAGATGCTGGAAAAGAGGGAGGAGCAGATAGTTCCATTGAGAGTGTACCAAGAACGGCAGCACCGCGCCGATCTTCTCCGAGGGTGGTTTCAGTCCACAGAAAAACTTAGGTGGATTTGGGCAAAAAGAGTGTCAGGCCCAAATAAATTGCAAGATTATATAATAGGCTTATTGTAAGCCTTTTCTTTCTAGAGCCCCATAGTTTCTATGTGCAACCTCATGGGGTGGTTATCAAACCAAAATGCTTTTCTGCATCTTTTCGTGCTAATCAAACGCTTAGATCTCTTCTTTATTTCCCCTTAACCCGCTTAAATCCTATCAATTATATTGACATCTTCTCGGAATTTTAAAATCACATCAACACTCAATtctttgttaaatataaatactacaCAGACCTAGACATGTCAAAATAAGCCAATCCGATTCACACGGGTTGGTTCACCACGAGCCggattgaaaatgagtgaatccaacccgactcactttatggtgagccaaaaattttgtaacccggtTTAATCCATCACggattggtgggttaagtgggttgactTACCAAaccacctaattttttttttttagtattcaaatatttaaataaatttttaagtaacccatgagatgacaatcaaactaaaatcaagaaccaatgttttgatcataCTCACCActaatatatgaagaattatttccaaaaaAGTATCCATATAATCTAAGAAAACatggctaatattacaaattttctgttatactattcaacaaaatataaataaaaaaaactatacattttttttcatgctaatttagaaaaaaatgtttataagacggttacttgagtaatttactataaagattatagttaaatattaaagtatcaacatatatataacttgaaaatcaaattaattaaacattcaaactattcaaatataattaaacaacattctaacatttataaatatgaaattgtgaacaaatataatagaagtagtaaataattattaaaaaaattaaatattcctGTACGCGCACGTAGATAATGCagacaattttttctttttagacaGTGGAAGTAACGAATGGATGGTAGAATTATTCAAGACCAAGATTGTTTAATTCAACGAACATCAAGACTAAAATGTACAACAAAAATTTAGGAGAACCAAAATTCgtaaaagtattatatttaaaaattttattctatctgatatatattttttgtctaatTTAAGATATCAAATGAAACCGTTTTCTATATTCAATCGTAAAATGTTTATATAATGGGCTAAACTTTATTTCACTAAATTAGGCAGATAAAGCATAGCTGAGTTTTTCCAAAGGAAACGTGGAAGTAGTAGTTTGCATGAGGAAAATACAATCTCTAATTAGCTTTTTTCTAACACAGAAAACACAATAGCATATTTTTATAGGTTTCCTTGTATCTTTGTCTGCTCAAAATTTTTCAATGGGAAGTtacatttctcaaattttgttcCAATTCTCTCTATTCTGTCTCTGGCTTATTCGTGAAGTTGTTCAGACTTCAGATTCAAGAAAATGGCTATCTTCGTTGAGTTCAAAGCGTAATTAGTTTGAAAAGCTTAGAAAGTATGGAATTAAGGCTCCATTCTTAGGCAGAAAACAGGAAACACTATAACTTTATAAGTTCATCCACCTTTAAACCAAACAAGACAATATATCATAAGTACACTATTCAAACACCACAGAAACAGAAACGCAAAGCTTTGAGTATTATTGTTATCAATACGAGATATGGCCCCAATGTTATGCTCTAATGTTAAGCAAATTGCTTCATTTGTTATTAAACTACAGAACATACTAAATAACGTAAATTGTACTAAAATTACTACACAAGGGCACAGTTTATTTATAGTAAAACAAACTACAGTAATAAGGTTTACAATAAAATCATGTAAATCTACCACAGTTTCAGGCATAAGATATCAATGAATATCACtagaaagttaaaaattaaattgaaactaaactGAAGCAGAATAATGTTATCACTTCCTGACTAAAGCGGTATCAATCAATGAGTTATCAATTTTACGTACACCTAGAAGTTAAACCTTTAAAGACAAGCATGAGTGTCACTGAATTAACGAAGTGGTTGATTCAAATCCCAAGTTGCTGAAAATGTCCACTTTGGTAATGAGGCTTCTGCAATCTTGATTGTGTCACAATCATAAATATTCTTTTGTCGTCAAAACTATAGAAAACGCAGAACGTATGTATTTTGGCTCGTGGCCAGAGCCACACCAATATGGATAGAAAGTAATGAGAAATTTATGCTTTCAGTTGAATGTGCTAGTAAACCGCTGGTCAAATTGTAGTCTACACCAAATGTAACTGTTTCTTTCTTCTACCAGTAATCCTGACAAGAGCAAGAACCATCCTTGAAATGATGAAATCGGGTTGCATCTCTAACTATAATTTCTCTTTTCACAAGCTTAGAGATGTATTTTATGGCAGTGTGGCAGTCATTACAAACTCTAAGGTTCTTCATAATCCTCAGTGTAGAATACTCTGGAGTATTTATTAATGCAAATGCAATAGCAAGTTTTTCACTGTGATGTCTAAGGATTTGTTCTTTCACTTCTTGTTCCAGGTCATGCAACACAGAATTGGTGTCAGGAATAAAGCCCATTTTCTTGATCTCattccatatttttgaaatcatACGGTAGATTGCATCTCTTTGGGGGTGAAGTGCATCGTCAACTCCAAAAGTATGGACTTTGTTCTGGATTTGCACCCAACTGAATCCTTGTTCTTTCTTTACTGCTCTGTCC is a window from the Vigna unguiculata cultivar IT97K-499-35 chromosome 7, ASM411807v1, whole genome shotgun sequence genome containing:
- the LOC114190156 gene encoding imidazoleglycerol-phosphate dehydratase, chloroplastic-like isoform X2; its protein translation is MELSAPPSFPASPSSPLLKSRVRVFNAIPNPTPSPFKASIFSLNPRKFTPMDLPRNVSSAAVVGDNDSATTTLPIDSGARIGEVKRVTKETNVSVKINLDGSGVADSSSGIPFLDHMLDQLASHGLFDVHVKATGDIHIDDHHTNEDVALAIGTALLQALGDRKGINRFGNFSAPLDEALIHVSLDLSGRPYLGYNLDIPTQRVGTYDTQLVEHFFQSLVNTSGMTLHIRQNLYAFL
- the LOC114190483 gene encoding photosystem II D1 precursor processing protein PSB27-H2, chloroplastic isoform X2, translated to MAIILAANMCSITNSKTVEGIKRFANEDKVQSRSNIALPHLEASSSRRHLLVGVGPSLATLACGLSPSMVWAEESSGEKEEEDKGVIGAIKSLFDPNEKTKYGKVLPKAYLKSAREVVKTLRESLNETSDDVAKFRRTADSAKESIRKYLGSWRGNQTLVQEESYVILEKVIRSLANFYSKAGPSAPLSQEVKSEILDYLNTAEDFL
- the LOC114190483 gene encoding photosystem II D1 precursor processing protein PSB27-H2, chloroplastic isoform X1 — protein: MNICNCVMGGFSMIPFDKSAKEIVSQDSGEIVVAAKHRSNIALPHLEASSSRRHLLVGVGPSLATLACGLSPSMVWAEESSGEKEEEDKGVIGAIKSLFDPNEKTKYGKVLPKAYLKSAREVVKTLRESLNETSDDVAKFRRTADSAKESIRKYLGSWRGNQTLVQEESYVILEKVIRSLANFYSKAGPSAPLSQEVKSEILDYLNTAEDFL
- the LOC114190483 gene encoding photosystem II D1 precursor processing protein PSB27-H2, chloroplastic isoform X5, whose protein sequence is MVWAEESSGEKEEEDKGVIGAIKSLFDPNEKTKYGKVLPKAYLKSAREVVKTLRESLNETSDDVAKFRRTADSAKESIRKYLGSWRGNQTLVQEESYVILEKVIRSLANFYSKAGPSAPLSQEVKSEILDYLNTAEDFL
- the LOC114190156 gene encoding imidazoleglycerol-phosphate dehydratase, chloroplastic-like isoform X1, whose amino-acid sequence is MELSAPPSFPASPSSPLLKSRVRVFNAIPNPTPSPFKASIFSLNPRKFTPMDLPRNVSSAAVVGDNDSATTTLPIDSGARIGEVKRVTKETNVSVKINLDGSGVADSSSGIPFLDHMLDQLASHGLFDVHVKATGDIHIDDHHTNEDVALAIGTALLQALGDRKGINRFGNFSAPLDEALIHVSLDLSGRPYLGYNLDIPTQRVGTYDTQLVEHFFQSLVNTSGMTLHIRQLAGKNSHHIIEATFKAFARALRQATEYDPRRLGTVPSSKGVLSRS
- the LOC114190483 gene encoding photosystem II D1 precursor processing protein PSB27-H2, chloroplastic isoform X3 translates to MCSITNSKTVEGIKRFANEDKVQSRSNIALPHLEASSSRRHLLVGVGPSLATLACGLSPSMVWAEESSGEKEEEDKGVIGAIKSLFDPNEKTKYGKVLPKAYLKSAREVVKTLRESLNETSDDVAKFRRTADSAKESIRKYLGSWRGNQTLVQEESYVILEKVIRSLANFYSKAGPSAPLSQEVKSEILDYLNTAEDFL
- the LOC114190483 gene encoding photosystem II D1 precursor processing protein PSB27-H2, chloroplastic isoform X4; the protein is MNICNCVMGGFSMIPFDKSAKEIVSQDSGEIVVAAKHRSNIALPHLEASSSRRHLLVGVGPSLATLACGLSPSMVWAEESSGEKEEEDKGVIGAIKSLFDPNEKTKYGKVLPKAYLKSAREVVKTLRESLNETSDDVAKFRRTADSAKESIRKYLGSWRGNQTLVQEITLL